The following are encoded together in the Periplaneta americana isolate PAMFEO1 chromosome 5, P.americana_PAMFEO1_priV1, whole genome shotgun sequence genome:
- the LOC138700273 gene encoding meiotic nuclear division protein 1 homolog yields the protein MSKRKGVSAEEKRTRMLQIFYEKKEFFQLKELERIAPKEKGIIAQSVKDVLQSLVDDGLVDSEKIGTSVYFWAFPSKAKHSKIKQVENAGNRLNEVTKKLKTSQENVAAAKIGREPTEERTQILEKVAKLKSEEELLLKEIQKYKDSDPEVMEKMKNQTQVAKEAANRWTDNIFSIKAWCKNKFFIEENVLNKQFGIDPEMDYLD from the exons ATGTCAAAACGAAAAGGAGTAAGTGCAGAAGAAAAAAGAACGAGAATGCTTCAAATATTTTACGAGAAAAAAGAATTCTTCCAACTTAAA GAATTAGAGAGAATTGCACCTAAAGAAAAAGGCATAATTGCACAATCCGTCAAAGATGTACTACAGAGTTTGGTAGATGATGGCCTAGTGGATTCTGAAAAAATTGGGACATCAGTTTATTTCTGGGCATTTCCTAG CAAAGCTAAACATTCCAAAATCAAGCAAGTAGAAAATGCAGGAAATAGGCTGAATGAGGTCACCAAGAAATTAAAGACATCACAGGAAAATGTTGCTGCTGCTAAGATAGGAAGGGAACCAACAGAGGAACGTACACAGATTTTAGAAAAGGTGGCTAAGTTGAAATCTGAAGAAGAATTGCTGCTAAAGGAAATTCAGAAATATAAGGATTCTGACCCAgaagtaatggagaaaatgaaaaacCAAACACAG GTCGCAAAAGAAGCAGCTAACAGATGGACTGATAATATATTTAGCATCAAAGCCTGGTGCAAAAACAAATTCTTTAtagaagagaatgttttgaataagCAGTTTGGAATTGACCCAGAGATGGATTATTTGGATTAA